One Camelina sativa cultivar DH55 chromosome 3, Cs, whole genome shotgun sequence genomic window carries:
- the LOC104778968 gene encoding uncharacterized protein LOC104778968, whose protein sequence is MANPNQSVRTCVLKVDLKCCTGCQKKAGIKLKSISGVNEVEYNSKKGLMTVTGNVEPMALVRKLNKCGKKTELFSVKYQIEDDDINSDDEDGTSSSDSASSYNDPKPMERELLEKMKQKNKRGIRKKISFLLCLTSKSKVVQPSPMRNRNWHVPSKFQNGPPQLWPPQPLTPYPQMMQPQQPQVPKKL, encoded by the exons ATGGCTAACCCAAACCAATCCGTCCGG ACTTGCGTACTAAAAGTCGATCTAAAGTGTTGCACCGGTTGCCAAAAAAAAGCAGGCATCAAGTTGAAGAGTATCTCTG GTGTAAACGAAGTGGAGTACAACAGCAAAAAAGGACTCATGACAGTCACAGGTAACGTTGAACCTATGGCTCTGGTTCGTAAACTTAATAAATGTGGCAAAAAAACAGAGCTCTTCTCAGTTAAGTACcagattgaagatgatgatataaACAGCGACGATGAAGATGGCACTTCTTCTTCTGACTCTGCTAGTTCATATAATGATCCTAAACCCATGGAACGTGAATTGCtagagaagatgaagcagaagaacaagagagggatacgaaaaaaaatttcttttctatTGTGTTTGACCAGTAAATCAAAGGTTGTACAGCCTTCACCGATGCGAAACCGAAACTGGCATGTCCCATCAAAGTTTCAGAATGGTCCTCCGCAGTTGTGGCCTCCGCAACCGTTGACACCCTATCCACAAATGATGCAACCACAACAACCACAAGTTCCAAAGAAGCTGTGA
- the LOC104778969 gene encoding F-box protein At1g30790-like, which translates to MKQRKEIDHIPLDLTVEILTRLPAKSLMKFKSVSKSWSSIIRSQVFIDSFYSISSTRPRFIVAFTNGIFAKREEKRLFFFSSSHEGHESSSLVTNHHMTIPCLSVCSNPASRCVSVRGFIGCSLVGGFMVCNPSTRQVIILPRLPSRRAPDMRGECLGYDPVDDQFKALSLISSRIPNNDSVEHLVLTLKGDKKKYSWRQIRGNNNVPPYSPLTMKVCINGVVYYGGWTPKVNMNPVIVCFDVRSEKINFIKAPRDVVGWWNDSILMEYKGKLASIVRYPLACFHSFDLWVLEDMEKHEWSKQTCEIPFSLWDYVGGFQLSFPGTNKVGEIILAPKILSRYHLQPFYIFYYHVETSNVRRVRLEGIADDESFRHCYGIGKIVCNVYISPEHVENIRFL; encoded by the coding sequence ATGAAACAGCGCAAGGAGATAGATCATATCCCTCTTGATCTAACAGTGGAGATTCTCACCAGGTTGCCAGCCAAGTCTCTTATGAAGTTCAAATCCGTTTCTAAGTCGTGGTCTTCCATTATCCGTAGCCAAGTGTTCATTGATTCCTTCTACTCAATCTCCTCGACACGACCACGGTTTATAGTCGCTTTCACCAACGGTATATTCGCCAAGCGTGAGGAGAAGcgcttgttcttcttctcgtcTTCACACGAGGGacatgaatcttcttctttagtaACCAATCACCATATGACAATACCATGTTTAAGCGTTTGTAGCAACCCTGCGTCAAGGTGTGTTTCCGTCCGTGGCTTCATAGGCTGTTCACTTGTAGGTGGGTTCATGGTATGTAACCCTAGCACCAGACAAGTCATTATCTTACCAAGGTTACCCTCACGCCGCGCTCCTGATATGAGAGGCGAATGTCTAGGGTACGATCCGGTGGATGATCAGTTCAAAGCTTTGTCACTCATTTCTTCTCGCATACCTAATAATGATAGTGTAGAGCACTTGGTGCTAACTCTAAaaggtgataaaaaaaaatattcatggAGGCAAATCAGAGGTAACAACAATGTTCCACCTTATTCCCCTCTAACTATGAAAGTATGCATCAACGGGGTTGTGTATTATGGTGGTTGGACTCCAAAAGTAAATATGAATCCAGTGATCgtttgttttgatgttagatCAGAGAAGATAAATTTTATCAAAGCACCTAGGGATGTCGTAGGATGGTGGAATGATTCGATTTTGATGGAATACAAAGGGAAATTAGCTTCCATCGTAAGATACCCTTTGGCTTGTTTCCATAGTTTTGATTTGTGGGTGTTAGAAGACATGGAGAAACACGAATGGTCAAAACAAACATGTGAGATTCCATTTTCTCTGTGGGATTATGTTGGGGGGTTTCAGTTGTCTTTTCCAGGCACTAACAAGGTTGGGGAGATCATTCTTGCCCCAAAAATCTTGTCACGCTACCATCTTCAACCGTTCTACATTTTCTACTACCATGTAGAAACAAGCAACGTTAGAAGAGTTAGGCTTGAAGGAATTGCTGATGATGAAAGTTTTAGGCACTGTTATGGAATTGGAAAGATTGTTTGTAACGTCTATATATCACCAGAACATGTTGAAAATATTAGgtttttgtaa